From a region of the Syngnathoides biaculeatus isolate LvHL_M chromosome 2, ASM1980259v1, whole genome shotgun sequence genome:
- the dtx3 gene encoding probable E3 ubiquitin-protein ligase DTX3 isoform X1, with protein sequence MGSQVSSDEMSVRAGQGSDEVLVSQAVWDYLAAAGRSWLLDFQHEQGMNAGIVRRGERGGCCAVRLQPVRGTGLASVSDAAVSSETRKAFIDLCRCARKEMSKQEGGPKRKRALLPCVGVLEPNGEGNLLQPPPQPRRSQRQQQQKFRKAVDEEAMVQEAPHRKDCGTSNQGEADDNTSCSICMGDIVDKTTLEKCGHSFCRCCLDQAFQVKRACPVCRLVYGLLIGNQPANGTMIVERDPALQLPGHEGYGCICIIYSFPPGLQAPEHPNPGVRYPGTDRLAYLPNSPDGNRVLGLLRRAFEQRLTFTIGTSMTTGLQNVITWNDIHHKTSIWGGPRCFAYPDPTYLVRVTEELREKGITAD encoded by the exons ATGGGCTCACAAG TTTCATCTGATGAGATGAGCGTGCGTGCTGGCCAGGGTAGTGATGAAGTGCTCGTGTCGCAGGCTGTGTGGGACTACCTGGCTGCAGCAGGCAGATCCTGGCTCCTTGACTTCCAGCACGAGCAGGGCATGAACGCTGGCATCGTTAGGCGGGGTGAGAGAGGGGGCTGCTGTGCTGTAAGGTTGCAGCCGGTGCGAGGCACCGGGCTCGCCAGTGTGTCGGATGCAGCCGTTTCCAGTGAGACACGTAAAGCCTTCATCGATCTGTGCCGCTGTGCCCGCAAGGAGATGAGTAAGCAGGAAGGTGGTCCCAAGAGGAAACGGGCCCTGCTACCCTGTGTGGGTGTCCTGGAGCCAAACGGCGAGGGGAACTTGCTCCAGCCGCCGCCCCAGCCCCGCCGCTCCCAGcgacagcagcagcagaagtTCCGGAAGGCTGTGGACGAAGAGGCCATGGTTCAAGAGGCACCCCACAGGAAAGACTGTGGAACCTCTAACCAAGGCGAAGCCGATGACAACACTTCTTGCTCCATCTGCATGGGGGACATTGTAGACAAGACCACGCTGGAGAAGTGCGGCCACTCCTTCTGCCGCTGCTGCCTGGATCAGGCATTCCAGGTGAAGAGGGCCTGCCCTGTGTGTCGTCTGGTTTACGGCCTGCTAATAGGTAACCAACCTGCCAATGGCACCATGATTGTTGAGCGGGATCCTGCTCTGCAGCTACCGGGTCATGAGGGCTATGGTTGTATCTGCATCATCTACAGCTTCCCTCCTGGTTTACAGGCG CCAGAGCATCCCAACCCGGGCGTGCGGTACCCAGGTACAGACCGTTTGGCCTACCTCCCTAACAGCCCCGACGGGAACCGTGTGCTCGGGCTGCTGCGCCGGGCCTTTGAACAGCGCCTTACCTTCACGATCGGTACCTCCATGACAACAGGCTTGCAAAATGTCATCACCTGGAATGACATCCACCACAAGACCTCAATATGGGGCGGGCCCCGCTG ttttgcttACCCAGATCCCACTTACCTGGTGCGCGTGACAGAGGAGCTGCGAGAAAAAGGCATCACTGCAGACTGA
- the dtx3 gene encoding probable E3 ubiquitin-protein ligase DTX3 isoform X3 has translation MGSQVSSDEMSVRAGQGSDEVLVSQAVWDYLAAAGRSWLLDFQHEQGMNAGIVRRGERGGCCAVRLQPVRGTGLASVSDAAVSSETRKAFIDLCRCARKEMSKQEGGPKRKRALLPCVGVLEPNGEGNLLQPPPQPRRSQRQQQQKFRKAVDEEAMVQEAPHRKDCGTSNQGEADDNTSCSICMGDIVDKTTLEKCGHSFCRCCLDQAFQVKRACPVCRLVYGLLIGNQPANGTMIVERDPALQLPGHEGYGCICIIYSFPPGLQAPEHPNPGVRYPGTDRLAYLPNSPDGNRVLGLLRRAFEQRLTFTIGTSMTTGLQNVITWNDIHHKTSIWGGPR, from the exons ATGGGCTCACAAG TTTCATCTGATGAGATGAGCGTGCGTGCTGGCCAGGGTAGTGATGAAGTGCTCGTGTCGCAGGCTGTGTGGGACTACCTGGCTGCAGCAGGCAGATCCTGGCTCCTTGACTTCCAGCACGAGCAGGGCATGAACGCTGGCATCGTTAGGCGGGGTGAGAGAGGGGGCTGCTGTGCTGTAAGGTTGCAGCCGGTGCGAGGCACCGGGCTCGCCAGTGTGTCGGATGCAGCCGTTTCCAGTGAGACACGTAAAGCCTTCATCGATCTGTGCCGCTGTGCCCGCAAGGAGATGAGTAAGCAGGAAGGTGGTCCCAAGAGGAAACGGGCCCTGCTACCCTGTGTGGGTGTCCTGGAGCCAAACGGCGAGGGGAACTTGCTCCAGCCGCCGCCCCAGCCCCGCCGCTCCCAGcgacagcagcagcagaagtTCCGGAAGGCTGTGGACGAAGAGGCCATGGTTCAAGAGGCACCCCACAGGAAAGACTGTGGAACCTCTAACCAAGGCGAAGCCGATGACAACACTTCTTGCTCCATCTGCATGGGGGACATTGTAGACAAGACCACGCTGGAGAAGTGCGGCCACTCCTTCTGCCGCTGCTGCCTGGATCAGGCATTCCAGGTGAAGAGGGCCTGCCCTGTGTGTCGTCTGGTTTACGGCCTGCTAATAGGTAACCAACCTGCCAATGGCACCATGATTGTTGAGCGGGATCCTGCTCTGCAGCTACCGGGTCATGAGGGCTATGGTTGTATCTGCATCATCTACAGCTTCCCTCCTGGTTTACAGGCG CCAGAGCATCCCAACCCGGGCGTGCGGTACCCAGGTACAGACCGTTTGGCCTACCTCCCTAACAGCCCCGACGGGAACCGTGTGCTCGGGCTGCTGCGCCGGGCCTTTGAACAGCGCCTTACCTTCACGATCGGTACCTCCATGACAACAGGCTTGCAAAATGTCATCACCTGGAATGACATCCACCACAAGACCTCAATATGGGGCGGGCCCCGCTG A
- the dtx3 gene encoding probable E3 ubiquitin-protein ligase DTX3 isoform X2, with the protein MGSQVSSDEMSVRAGQGSDEVLVSQAVWDYLAAAGRSWLLDFQHEQGMNAGIVRRGERGGCCAVRLQPVRGTGLASVSDAAVSSETRKAFIDLCRCARKEMSKQEGGPKRKRALLPCVGVLEPNGEGNLLQPPPQPRRSQRQQQQKFRKAVDEEAMVQEAPHRKDCGTSNQGEADDNTSCSICMGDIVDKTTLEKCGHSFCRCCLDQAFQVKRACPVCRLVYGLLIGNQPANGTMIVERDPALQLPGHEGYGCICIIYSFPPGLQAPEHPNPGVRYPGTDRLAYLPNSPDGNRVLGLLRRAFEQRLTFTIGTSMTTGLQNVITWNDIHHKTSIWGGPRWAHKIMWCTGSGPWALGLTLVV; encoded by the exons ATGGGCTCACAAG TTTCATCTGATGAGATGAGCGTGCGTGCTGGCCAGGGTAGTGATGAAGTGCTCGTGTCGCAGGCTGTGTGGGACTACCTGGCTGCAGCAGGCAGATCCTGGCTCCTTGACTTCCAGCACGAGCAGGGCATGAACGCTGGCATCGTTAGGCGGGGTGAGAGAGGGGGCTGCTGTGCTGTAAGGTTGCAGCCGGTGCGAGGCACCGGGCTCGCCAGTGTGTCGGATGCAGCCGTTTCCAGTGAGACACGTAAAGCCTTCATCGATCTGTGCCGCTGTGCCCGCAAGGAGATGAGTAAGCAGGAAGGTGGTCCCAAGAGGAAACGGGCCCTGCTACCCTGTGTGGGTGTCCTGGAGCCAAACGGCGAGGGGAACTTGCTCCAGCCGCCGCCCCAGCCCCGCCGCTCCCAGcgacagcagcagcagaagtTCCGGAAGGCTGTGGACGAAGAGGCCATGGTTCAAGAGGCACCCCACAGGAAAGACTGTGGAACCTCTAACCAAGGCGAAGCCGATGACAACACTTCTTGCTCCATCTGCATGGGGGACATTGTAGACAAGACCACGCTGGAGAAGTGCGGCCACTCCTTCTGCCGCTGCTGCCTGGATCAGGCATTCCAGGTGAAGAGGGCCTGCCCTGTGTGTCGTCTGGTTTACGGCCTGCTAATAGGTAACCAACCTGCCAATGGCACCATGATTGTTGAGCGGGATCCTGCTCTGCAGCTACCGGGTCATGAGGGCTATGGTTGTATCTGCATCATCTACAGCTTCCCTCCTGGTTTACAGGCG CCAGAGCATCCCAACCCGGGCGTGCGGTACCCAGGTACAGACCGTTTGGCCTACCTCCCTAACAGCCCCGACGGGAACCGTGTGCTCGGGCTGCTGCGCCGGGCCTTTGAACAGCGCCTTACCTTCACGATCGGTACCTCCATGACAACAGGCTTGCAAAATGTCATCACCTGGAATGACATCCACCACAAGACCTCAATATGGGGCGGGCCCCGCTG ggcacataaaatcatgtggtgcaccggatctggcccctgggccttgggTTTAACACTTGTGGTTTAG